cccgacattgccgatccgcccatcaccgctgctcctgaaacaagagtccgattcatcgagaacaacctgcccgaaccaccatctacgatcaaggatttactgctggaagcctacaaccaagataaagtagtacaatctatcctggaagcgttagacaagaacgctagccgtcaccctgagattacacttgccgactgcgaacgaagaggcaactacctctactaccggaaccgcttgtacgtccctgacaacgatgaactgaaagctgaaatactgcgcctgtgtcatgacaagcccaccgtgggacaccctggccggtcgaagacctatgaactgctgtcccgagaatactactggcctagagtataccagtacgtgagcgactggaccaagaactgccatacctgccgccgtatcacccccgcccgagaagtccgtcaagggatcctgagacaactgcccgtacctgagagagcctggcaagatatcagcatggacttcatcacgcacctgcccctgagctacggttacgacgccatcctagtcgtggtagaccgtctgaccaagatgaagcacttcatacactgcaagggaacctgcaacgctgaagaagccgcccgcctgtacacccgtcatgtctggaaactgcacggcctgccgaataccgttgtatctgaccgaggaccccagttcgtggcccaattctggaaacacctgacaaagcgcctgcgaatcaccaacctgctgtcaaccgcttatcacccggaaactgatggccagactgaacgcgcgaacgccgtactggaacaatacctccgagcgtatgtgtcctacttacaggatgactggtctgaatggctcccgctggccgaattcactgcaaactctcattactccgagagcacccgagtttctccgttctacgcgaactatgggttccacccccgcatcgggttcgaaccatcccagcctgccagtcaccctgcgacccgagacgcggaaaagttcgctacacgaatgcaagaactgactgagtacgtccgcgccgagatactgtccgcacaagcccgatacgaagaacaaacgaaccgtcaccgcgcccctgcccgccgataccgtcctggacaactggtctggctgaacgccaggaatatccgaaccctccgcccgcagaagaaactggactggaagaaccgaggcccctttaaggtcctagaagctataagtgcacacgcttacaagctcgaactgcctgctagtatgaagatccaccctgtgtttaacgtcagcctgctacagcctgccgccacgaacccggtaaatggacaagttactgaacccgcaccgcctgtcgaagtcgaaggactggaagaatgggaagttgaagacatcctagattcccgctgggaacgacgaggccgaggaggcccgcgtctgaagtacaccgtcaaatggattggttacgacgaacccactgaagagcctgctgaatacctggaccacgcccgcgagatcgtgcggaacttccaccgaagatacccgcacaagcctcgcctcgacggagctcggctctaagggagggggtactgtcacggtgcgaaccgtgatgcttagttagaggaagatcacggcacgtgatctccgacctgtttatcttgaacttcagttctagatcctgttgtagctcttggagctacgtcttgtatattagcctgcccctgcctgtacctgcctgtcaatgggaatctgatctgttacaacctgttcctaccagtcatctcctatcataccgtcctgccagcccgcaccctgacagatTTCTTAATTTTGAAAAGCctagatagctagtaagatcctaccctcttaCTCTATATGTTTAGAGCTTCGAGGGCGTACTAGTGGCATAGTGGGTGGTTAAAGAAGCAGGGTTTACATTAATTGACGCGTTTTGGTgggggtgtccagctcggtagtgaaatagATTATATAAACGAAACCGCATTCTCGTGTGGCAATGGAGGGGTACCCACATGAGGATTGACAATGTCGTCGAACGAAATGCAGCGTATTCACCACTAGACCATTgcaaaaaccaaggttcctgtttagGGCCTAGCGGGGCCATATTCGTGGTTTGACACATGGGACTAAGGCGAGATGCCAGGCGGGCCCCCCTGGTATGATTCCTGCTCCACCCCTTCGCAGCTATCAATAACATGAAAAATTCGGTGCAATCGTGAATCCATTACATTCCAATAGGCAGGAATATATAAATAAGCCAAAAAAACATTACATCACCATCAAATCATACGTATATACTCTTCCAAGCTCAGTCCAAGGACATTAATAAACGGCCACTGCGTATTTGTTCCAAATAACCTAGACCAAAGTTTCAGAACGGCCAATCCCAAAGACGCTGGTTCCAGATCTGGCGGTGCCTCGCCTTCGTCGGTATCAATAGACGAATACGCCTCTTCGATGATGCGGCGGGTCCAGCGTAGAATGCGAGTTTCATGTTCTACATCAGAATAGTTAGCAGATAACAAATTTTCAGCGGACAGGACATCAGGATGAACACACCACTCAAGGACTGGTCGGGTCCCGCCTCGGCAAGGGTAAACAACCAGTTACTTAGCAAAACTGCACATTCCAGGCTAGCTAGCGAGTGCCGCACGCTCCAGAAGAAGGCTTGACTGCGAGCAATATGGTCTATGCCCAGACGGACGGGGACGCTGAGGGCATGAGCGGCGTATATCAGTGCCGGGGTGAGACGGTAGCTTCGTTCTGGGCGCGGAGAGTGGCGAAGTGCGGTGGCGATAATGATCGGGTCACGGGTCTCCAGGCGGCGATGAGGTCCGAGATTTAGGGATAGGCGGACGTAAGCAAGTCCGAGGAATGCACTGGAGGTAAATGGGATTGGACCGTTTTCGTTGTGCGGATCTAGACTGGATTCTGGGGCTTGTTGCCACACAGAGGTCCAAGAGCGGAGAGCTCGTCTATGGTTCGGATGGTGAGAAGTGGAGATAGGAGAAGATTTGCCAAGCGGAGGACTTACTCTAGTTTATTCAGTTCCTCTGTTGGGAGGGTTGTTGAGTGGTTACCGTTCGGTAATGATAACTCGCTCACAAGGTGGATTCGTTGCAGGAGTCCGTGCAAAAGGATGTAGTTACCTAGTGGAGCCGGGATGGGGTCTAGTGGTTTGACTGATCGGGACTTTTGCAAAAGCAGAGTCAAGGCATCCTGGAAAAACAACTGCTGGGGACCTCGTTCTTGCTGGGCTGCTTCCCATTCTGCAGCGGTGCTAGCGGTCCATTCAATGGTAGAGCACGGAAGACGCAGGTGTATCTCATTACTACGTAAAGATGGATAAGCATTGTATGCGATGCTGTGAACATGGATAAAGCAGAACGCTGTCAACTTTGTGCGTCGTCTGGATTCTTGGTCCGCCCATTGGTACCAGTCAAGCGGGACGCGTGGATCAGAGCGGGTTGCATCTTCTTTCAAGCCAGCCTCGCGGAGATGTCGAACCAACACGCCCTGAAGGTGAAACGCTTCTTGTACCAGTCTGGCACTTTCCCACGTGGAGTAGCCCATCAGAATAAGAAGACAGCGAGTGATTTCAGTATTCTTCCAAATGGCAGTTCGTTCCGCCATGACCTGCGGTTGCGTGAGGGATTGATCGCCCAAGTTAGAATAAGGAGATATTCCCAGCGGTTCTTGAGAGCCAGAATTGTAATTTTGCTTGGCTGGGAAAAGGGGCTCTCTGGACATTCGTTCAAATAGAACCGCCTTGGAAACGTGAAACATTCGTTCTGCGTTGCGGTGCTCAAATCTGTACTGGGCTCCGATCGTCATGATAGCAAGAATCACCTCAGGGAAATGTTCATTGATACGAAAAGTTGGGACATGCATAAAGGGAAGATGAGGGTGGAATCCTTCAAAATAGGACGTGAGGTACCGAGTCAATGTGTGACGGGACGGCAGTACGAAATCTGGAATGACATTTCGAAATTCTTCGAGAGATGCCGCAAGCCGAAACCGCTGATCTTCTGTGACATTAAATCGGGATGTCCTCTTCGCGTATTGGGAAAGTTCTGGGATTTCGTCAGTAGTCTAGAGTTGAAGAAATATAAGGTGCTCTGTACCAGAATCAGACAAAGTTCCTAGGCTTTGGTCACCTCTCGGCACAGATGGAAGCCAAGATCTGAATGGTGAGTCTCCACGAGAACCATCTCCGCTTCGCCGTGGCCGCTCATGGTGCTCTTGGGTCTGTCGGGCAGTCTCTCTTGCGTCTTCCGGGTTAATGTCTTGTGTCTGGGATGTTTCACCATCGCTGGGAACCCATTCCCCCGGCAAGCCAACTGAATCCAAGAAATGGGTGAATTCCTGGATGTGATTTGGATCTTCGGGCAAGTAGGGCATCGGTTGTCCTGTCTTTGTGTTAGATCAATACGTTTCTAACAACGAGAGATTAAACAAAAGATCAACTCGACAGGTTAAAGAACATTGCACGAGATGTTCGGGAAGTATACACTCGAGCAACCATAGAAGGTGAACGCACCTATAGGTCGGTAATCGCctggaagaagcagttgaGCAGCTTGAAGCATGTCCGCATCATGCACCGTACCTGTATGGCGATCAATCGCTGTGTTTGGGGCTCCCCCCGTAGCTGCAGGAAGCATGCCGGTGTTGTGATTCGGGTCTAAATATGGCACATTCTGTGCCCCAGCCCATTGCTGCACAACCGATGATCCTGCAAGGGTTTCTACGGGTACAGGCCTAGTAGGTGTATCATATTGCAGCGAGATGGACACAGGATGATGCGCCTGGAGATCCGCCTTCGTCGTTGGCTCGGGCGGCGTCGGCGAGGTCAGCCCATCTTGATGTGCGATGCGTGTGTGACGCTTTAATAGGTCCCTTCTAGTAAAGGCCGCCCCACAGAAGCAAATAAACGGCTTCTCTTTGGTATCTGGTTTACCAAGTTAGCATTAGCTGCGGGGATCTCCCCGGAAATTGCTTACGGGTACGAATGTGCCGCTCCAAATGTTCGGTCCGTCGGAAACTCCGACCGCAGTGTATACAAATACGTGCCCTTGCGCCACGAGCACCCCTATGCGGCTGGGGTGATGGGGACATTGAAACATTGGGGGAATATGGAGAACTGACTTGGAGACGAAGAGGTGGGTTGAACAAGTGGATGTCGAAAGTGGGAGATTCGACCCCAACTGCTCCAACTCGGGGCCCGCCGGGACTTTCGGTCCCCGATAAGCGATAAAGGTGGGACCATTTGGAGAAGGGACCTCCGATGGTGTAGAACTTGTATGGTTTACATTCGGATGGATTGATTTGTATTTATTCGTTTTGGCCCAGCCTGAGAAACAATTCTTTATCTACTATAGTACCAACGCAAGTACTGATTACCTATGGCGTGGATGTTGATGCTGTGGCTGGCTGGCTGAGCTCGTATGGTGGAGAGGCACCACAAATGACATCAGTAGGGGTCGGTCTCAGTATTTTCTTTCTGGGAAGAACTTACCGTCTAAGTATCATATAGGATCGTGGGCCGGCACAGTTGGTACCCAACGATCGTTGAAGTTATTCAAGAAATCGGATATCAAAATAACATGGTTCATCCCCGGCCACACCCTCGAGACCTACACGGAGGACCTGGTACGACTGTTTTGAATTGGCAATTCACCAGCGCTTTTTGATCAACTACGAATATGTGGAAAACTAGCAAAGAAGGAGCCCAGCTTCTCCTCGACAACGGCATCGAGTATGGCCACAGCATGAGCCACGAGGACTGCCAGGCTTCCTACCTTCGAACCGGCGACAGCTGGACCCAGATCAATTACACACAGAAGGTCGAAATTGAATGGAGCCTCTTGGGCATGGATACAAAACAGGGCTTGTTGAAACCCCATCTAATTGGTACATTGATGATCTACCGCCGATGATGTTCATTAAGAACGCGCCCAACAGTCATGGTTATGTCAACCCGTGCGACGTGGAAGATATCTGGCGCGACCATCTTGATTACTCCTACCGCGAGTGCGATGGGCTTCTCTTCCCCATTACTACCCACCCGGATGGGTTGGGAAGACCTCATGTGCTGCTGATGTATGACAGGTACGCTGTGATACTGACTTCGTACAGAGTGGGAAAAAATTCGACCAGCTCATAGAACATTTCAAAAAGCACGAGAGTGGTGAATTTATGACGATGTGACAGGTCTGCGACGATTTCAAGAACAGGAACCCACCTACTCCGCCAAATTGCCCGCTTAGGCTGGTGCGATGTTAAAAAAGTGAACTGATCTAATCTGTGGTATAACGGTAGAACTCGTATTAATCGTACTACGGAGATTTTTTTACAACTTATATGGTTTAACACTGATTTTACTTGTCTACTCTGTTGCATTGAATCTGCCCGGGTCGAGTGGTCAATCGTTCTCCTAGTCTATTTAGAAGATTACTGTCGGCCTCAATCGATGTTGCGGAGCTATCAGAGTCGAGCTATCGAATGAATTAATCTTATATGAAGATCCATTTCTACCTCTTAGTTGGCAGAGATTTCTACCCCAACACAGCTTTCGACATCCTACATACCCCAACTTCACATAGTTACCCCAAATCAAATACTTTCCCGCCATCCAATCACACACCCAACGCACTATTGCTGCATTCGACCTATGCCGTGAAATTGATCGTTCTCGGAGTTCGGGGAGACTTGCACAAAACTCCGGGAGGTATTAAGAGGCTTATTTAGATGTGTCGGTTGTGCCACATGCTCCGAGCGCTGGCAGATTGGGAGTTATATGGGTTGGTTTCAGTTGAGGGAGACTCAAAAAATCAAAGTGCCTATAGGTAGAAGGCCCAGCCAATCAGAAGGATGACGCTCGTTGATATTCCCCTATGCAGCAATACATTTTCTATCAAGGCCCTGTGAAGATTAGAGATCTGGGGAATTTAGGGACTCAGGTTTGTTTTTAGAAAGAAGGGTTGAATCTTCGAGTCTCCGCGGGAACCCCGCTTTGGCAAGCCCTGACATGAATTTCTGAGtctaccaaaaaaaaggtccCTTACTTTTGGCGATGCTCGAGTATATATGTTCTCCTTTGCTCAGATTGGCCACCGTGATTCAAGGATAGGTATCGCCCCACTAGTTTTCCCATGCCCTTACTTGATTCTACCATGTTACAGTGCCCATAACCCCCATGGGTCAGGAAAACTACCCCTTAGAGGCTGTAATTTAGTTCATGACTGTACTTTTAGATAATGACCATAAATTAATGCTGACGCTGGCGGGGAAAGTGTGCGTCCACAATGGGCTAAATGGGCATCCCATTGGCTGGGAGGACCCACCCATCTCCCAGGTCTACCATGGGCCACtcaactacggagtatatcaCCAGGTGGTATTTCAACATAGACACGGTCTCACAAGGAACCGCGTTTCATCCATCGAGAGTGGAGGGAGTTGTTGCGGCGCGCTGGATAATT
Above is a window of Penicillium digitatum chromosome 2, complete sequence DNA encoding:
- a CDS encoding Hydrogen peroxide stress regulator, giving the protein MSPSPQPHRGARGARARICIHCGRSFRRTEHLERHIRTHTKEKPFICFCGAAFTRRDLLKRHTRIAHQDGLTSPTPPEPTTKADLQAHHPVSISLQYDTPTRPVPVETLAGSSVVQQWAGAQNVPYLDPNHNTGMLPAATGGAPNTAIDRHTGDYRPIGQPMPYLPEDPNHIQEFTHFLDSVGLPGEWVPSDGETSQTQDINPEDARETARQTQEHHERPRRSGDGSRGDSPFRSWLPSVPRGDQSLGTLSDSELSQYAKRTSRFNVTEDQRFRLAASLEEFRNVIPDFVLPSRHTLTRYLTSYFEGFHPHLPFMHVPTFRINEHFPEVILAIMTIGAQYRFEHRNAERMFHVSKAVLFERMSREPLFPAKQNYNSGSQEPLGISPYSNLGDQSLTQPQVMAERTAIWKNTEITRCLLILMGYSTWESARLVQEAFHLQGVLVRHLREAGLKEDATRSDPRVPLDWYQWADQESRRRTKLTAFCFIHVHSIAYNAYPSLRSNEIHLRLPCSTIEWTASTAAEWEAAQQERGPQQLFFQDALTLLLQKSRSVKPLDPIPAPLEELNKLERALRSWTSVWQQAPESSLDPHNENGPIPFTSSAFLGLAYVRLSLNLGPHRRLETRDPIIIATALRHSPRPERSYRLTPALIYAAHALSVPVRLGIDHIARSQAFFWSVRHSLASLECAVLLSNWLFTLAEAGPDQSLSEHETRILRWTRRIIEEAYSSIDTDEGEAPPDLEPASLGLAVLKLWSRLFGTNTQWPFINVLGLSLEEYIRMI
- a CDS encoding Putative Polysaccharide deacetylase family protein, whose translation is MWKTSKEGAQLLLDNGIEYGHSMSHEDCQASYLRTGDSWTQINYTQKVEIEWSLLGMDTKQGLLKPHLIGTLMIYRR